The following DNA comes from Geothrix edaphica.
AGCCAGCCGGACGGGGCCGTGGTCTACGTCGAGCAGTCGGGCAAGTACGACAACAAGCCGGCGGGGCACTAGTTCAGATGGGACGGAGCCACCCGGTCAGTGGAGCACCTCGTACTCGCTCTGGACCAGTCCGCTCGGGAAGGACCGGGTGGCGACGTGATGCAGGCGCACATCGTGAGGCAGGGTGCTGAAGAGCGGGATGCCCTCGCCGATCAGCACGGGGACCCGGGTGATGATGAGGCGGTCCACCAGCCCCGCCCGCAGGAACCGCTGGATGGTGATGCCGCCGTCCACGTAGAGCCTCGTGGCCCCGCGCTCCGCCAGCCGGGCCACGATCTCCGCCGGCGAGCCGGCCATCTGCTCGACAGTGCTGCCGATGGCGCTCGGCAGCTGGAGCGGGCGGCCGCTCAGCACCACCACCCGCTTGGCGCCGTAGGGCCAGGGATCGAAGGTCAGCACCTTCTTGAAGGTCTTGCGACCAATGACCAGGGCATCGATGCCCGCCAGAAATTCCTCGAAACCGTGGGGCTCCCCACCCTCCTCCGGCAGCCAATCCAGGTCATGGTTCGGGCGCGCCATGAACCCGTCCACGCTCACACCCACAAAGACGGACACCGTCATCCGGCCCTCCCCACCTTTGGGTGGCGTGGGGAGGGTGAAAGTGACCGAAACTGCCTACCCCGAGGCGCTAAAACGAACCTTGGAAGCAAGGGCTATCGGGGGTGGAAGGCAATGAAGGCCGGGTCCGAGTTGAGCAGGAGGTTAGGCATGGAGGGAAACGCGCTTACATTGATCCCCGAGAATCGAAGACGAACACCTCACCGGGAACCAGGTTGAAGTTGCAGTCTTCTGCAGGAAGTCCTCGACTCTTCAGTGTATTGATGACTTTCCCCTTTTCGATTAGGTCCATGAGCATCCTGTGTTCAAGGTTTTCTACATGCGACAGCATGTGCACAAAACCATTGAGCACTTCTTGACTGTCTTGCATGAGTTGTAACTTGGACTCCGCAATAGACCTGATGTTAAGTTTCTGGACTCCCGCGTGTGCGGCTTCTGAATTCCGAAGTCGGTTCACTAGGTCCATGTGGTCCATAGCGCAATGCTCAAACTCCATGCATAAATGGAACGGGTGTGCCAGCGTGCCGACCAAAGAGACCAGATGAGGCTCTTTGCCACTTTGCCGTTTGCAATCTGGACACGGAGACTCTAGCAGCGCGCCTAAAGCCATGCGCCTGTAACGAGACTCTGGAATCTGGGTGCAGTATATGAGTTGCTTGATCGCAACCTCGCAGAATCGCGCCGAATACATGAGCACTTCGTTGTATAGACGGATGCGTTCCACCTCTGCGTCAACCTCGTTGTGATCCGGTGTGTCGGTGGTCGCGTACTCGTGAAAGGCATTGATGATCCTGCCCATGAGGAGTTGCATTGTGACGCCGCTTGCCGTGTAGGGGTTCGTGAACCCACCGTTTGTAGGGGGTTCTGATGCCGGCATGAGAGACAGTCGACCACATTGCAGCATCCACGCCCGCATTTCACCTGCTAGCGGCAGGAGATTCACCCCTGCAATTCGCTCTCCTGCCCAGCGGAATGCGTGCGGACGGTAGCTCCACGAGTGATGGGTGCCGTGCCACTCACGTTTTGATGGGCGCATAGTCGTGTTGGTCATCGTTGAAGTGTTGGGGTGGTTTACTTTGAAGCCTAATGAATGAAGCTAACCGGCCCCGCCTGTACCGAGGCGATGAGCGGAGCCGAGGAAGCGAGTAACTGAGAGAGAACGAAGGGCAATGCAGGCGGAGCCCGAGTTGAGCGGAGGGTTAGGTGCTGTATCTGTAGCTAAACTAGGCGAATGGTATCGAAGTGAAGCTTGGCCCAGGTGATGAGCTTGAGTGCCATTTCTGACATGGCTTCAGGAGGGAAATGTTTCAACTTGTTGCCATATCGAATTCGGTTTGGATACTTGGAGGCCCCGTATTTTTCGCCCTCAATCAAGGTTCCAATCGTTCCATTCCCAAAAGCTGGATCTACGGTTACACCGCGTACCTCGGATGCAGAAATCCAATGTGGAACTCCTGGAGCAATCTCTTTGTATATTTCACACGCGGATAGATCCATTAGCAACTGTGATAAATTGTGGGATCTTGCTCGAATCTGCCCGATGGGCTTTCCTGCTTTTTCGAGCAGGGCCTTAAGAGATATCTCGGCTGATAAGAGGCTTAGATAGAGTACGGTTTGTCTCGTAGCAAAATTCTTGAGTCCGCTTGTTACGAGGGACTGCGCTGTTTCAGCAAGTTTTTCACTAAACTCAAGGCTGTATTCGGTCATTTGGGACCTCGTGCATCTAACGATGAAGCTAACCGGCCCCGCCTGCACCGAGGCGCCGAGCGGAGCCGAGGAAGCGGGACGAAGAGAAAGAGCGGAAGGCAATGCAGGCGGGGTCCGAGTTGAGCGGAGGGTTAGGCCTTGAAGAGACCTAGAAGTTACTGATGAGAATTGGACCATATGATTGGACATTGCCAGGTAAACATAAAGGGAGGGCGGTATGTTTGCCAGTCGAACCTTGATTTGTTATCTGGTACATTGTTTTGATGAAATTCGGATTTAAGCCAGAGATTGTATTCGAACTCAGCTAGTGAAATGAATTTTAAACAAATATCAATGAAATAATCCAAATCTTCTTTTTTATTACTCCAGGTTGTATCGCCGAATTGATAACTGCTATCAGAAATACCAACAGAAAAGGAATCACCAGCCTTTTCCATACCTGGCAATCTCTCTGCAAAATGCGCAAATGTATAGCGTGCATTTTCTAATTTTCCAAAATAATCGATATTGTTTTTGTATAAATTGGCCGCATTACTACACTGAGGGAATCCGGAAATAAAATTTATTAAATATACAGATTTGTATATGGTCTCCCAGTATACTTCCCACTCCATCAATGGAGCCTGCATTCGTAAAATCGATTCTTCCGGGCTTATCGAAGTAATTCGCCCAATACGCAATTGGCCAAGTTGCTTAAAATCAGGTTCTTTTGTTAGATCTAAATCATTTTTGGATTGAGATTCCAATGCTCGGGTGTGTTGAGTGGGCAAAAAGCGAAGGTATAGCTTTAAGCGATCCATGGCTAAGCCAATAGTTCCCCAATCTTTTTTGTGAAGTGTTTTTGGCTTAATTTTGATTTTTCCCAAGGTGATTTCCTAAAAAATGTGGCCTAACTTTGAATTAGACGACCAAACCCACCCTGAGCCCGCCGTCTAATGTGGATGAAAACGATACCGGCATTGTAGATCACTGGGTCCCTTCCCCGCCGAACGGGGCAAACCAAGGGGCGAACGGTAAGGCCCCTCCCCCCCTGGGTGGGAGAAGCAGGGATCGGCCGAGCGCTACCGCCTCCTTAGGCTCACCTGGCCACGCCCCTCAGGCCTGGAGCTTCCCCAGCAGATCCTCGGCCACGCGCCCCGCGGCTCCCGGCTCCCCCAGGTGCCCGCGCACTTCACTCAGCTCGGCGCGCACGCGCCGAGCGACCTCGGAGTCCAGCAGGTGCGTCAGCTCCAGGCCCAGCCGCTCGGGGTTCACCTCACCCTGGAGCAGCTCGGGGGCCACTTCGCGGCGGGCGACGACGTTGGCGAGGCCGAAGTGGGGGACCTTCACGATGCGGCGGGCCATCTGATAGGTGAGGGCGTTCAGCTTGTAGACGATGGCGAAGGGGGTGCCCAGCAGGGCGGTCTCCAGGGTGGCGGTGCCGGAGGCCACCAGGGCCGCGTCCGCGTAGGCCCGGGCCGCGTAGGGGTGGTCGCGCACCAGGGTCACGGGGGCGTCCCCCAGGTGGGCGCGCACGAAGGCCGAGTCCAGCGTGGGTGCCACGGGCAGCACCCACTGCACCTCGGGCCGGGCCGTGCGCCAGCGCCGGGCCAGCTCGGCCATGGGCGGCAGCAGCCGCTCGATCTCGCCCCTGCGGCTGCCCGGCAGCAGGGCCACCAGGGGCCGCGCGGGATCGAGGCCCGTCTCCGTGAAGAAGGCGGCGCGGTCGCACTCGGCCTTCACCACCTCCACCAGGGGATGGCCCACGAAGCGGGCATCCACGGGGTAGCCGCGGAACAGCTCCGGCTCGAAATCGAAGAGGCAGTAGAGGGTATCCAGCACCGTGCCCAGCTCGGGAATGCGGCCCTTCTTCCAGGCCCACACCTGGGGGCACACGTACTGGTGCAGCGTCACGGCGGGCAACTGCTTCCGCAGGGCCTTGGCCATGCGCAGGTTGAAGCCCGGGTAGTCGATGAGCAAGGCGCCCGTGATCTTCTCCTCCGCCGCCGCGGCCAGGATCTGCTTGAAGAGGCGGTTGAGGCGCGGCAGGTGCTTGATGACCTCCACGAAGCCCACCACCGCCAGGTCCTTCACGTCCGCCAGCTTGCGGTCCAGGAAGGGCGTCATGCGCGGGCCGCCCACGCCGATGATGCGCAGCTCGGGACGCCGGGCCTTCAGCTCGCGCAGCAGCTCCGCGCCGTGCAGGTCGCCGGAGTCCTCGCCCGCGAGGACGAGCAGGGTCTGGGTCACGCGTGGCCCCCCTCGCGCTCCAGGTGCCGGCCGAACACCACGCTGTCATCGGGCACCACCGGGCGGCCCAGGGCCGTGGCGGGCATCTCCGCGGGGAAGAGCACGGCCGGATGGGCGGCTTCCAGCGCCGCGGCCTGGGCGCGGAAGAGGTCGGGCTCCGTGGCGGGCAGGGCCATGTCCCAGCGGTAGCCGAGCTTCTGGAGGGCCTGCAGATCGGAGCCGGGTTCGCAGACGCCGCACCAGAGGCGGTCCGCCAGCGCTTCGGCATCGGCGGTGCCCGGGTGCCAGCAGTAGCCCA
Coding sequences within:
- the lpxB gene encoding lipid-A-disaccharide synthase, which translates into the protein MTQTLLVLAGEDSGDLHGAELLRELKARRPELRIIGVGGPRMTPFLDRKLADVKDLAVVGFVEVIKHLPRLNRLFKQILAAAAEEKITGALLIDYPGFNLRMAKALRKQLPAVTLHQYVCPQVWAWKKGRIPELGTVLDTLYCLFDFEPELFRGYPVDARFVGHPLVEVVKAECDRAAFFTETGLDPARPLVALLPGSRRGEIERLLPPMAELARRWRTARPEVQWVLPVAPTLDSAFVRAHLGDAPVTLVRDHPYAARAYADAALVASGTATLETALLGTPFAIVYKLNALTYQMARRIVKVPHFGLANVVARREVAPELLQGEVNPERLGLELTHLLDSEVARRVRAELSEVRGHLGEPGAAGRVAEDLLGKLQA
- a CDS encoding dihydrofolate reductase family protein, whose protein sequence is MTVSVFVGVSVDGFMARPNHDLDWLPEEGGEPHGFEEFLAGIDALVIGRKTFKKVLTFDPWPYGAKRVVVLSGRPLQLPSAIGSTVEQMAGSPAEIVARLAERGATRLYVDGGITIQRFLRAGLVDRLIITRVPVLIGEGIPLFSTLPHDVRLHHVATRSFPSGLVQSEYEVLH